In Solirubrobacterales bacterium, one genomic interval encodes:
- a CDS encoding thioredoxin family protein, whose amino-acid sequence MVSAGLLSGCGESAPEEGTTPAPSASDFPAPGNRTIEELADTASSSDYLVAPAGKVFEPGRTRYSFAVLDKQGSQVNDQQVAIYATRGPKDKVIGPFPASIESLATDPSFSAQTTSQDPGAAKAVYVTELDLPSAGSWYLLAYINAESGPQGAQLPTIKALKDNNVAAVGEPAPRVSTPIPADVGGDISKIDTRIPADSMHRSDLQDVLGKKPVILVFSTPQLCESRVCGPVVDVQAQVAEEMGDRAEFIHSEIYNDNDANKGVRPPVKAFGLPSEPWLFAIDENGIVRDRIEGPFGIEEVRRAVEKATS is encoded by the coding sequence TTGGTTTCAGCAGGGCTCCTTTCCGGTTGCGGCGAGTCCGCACCTGAGGAGGGAACCACCCCGGCCCCGTCTGCTTCGGACTTCCCCGCACCCGGCAACCGTACGATCGAGGAACTCGCTGACACCGCTTCCTCCAGTGACTACCTGGTCGCTCCCGCCGGCAAGGTTTTCGAGCCCGGCCGAACGAGGTACTCGTTCGCCGTCCTTGACAAGCAGGGAAGCCAGGTCAACGACCAACAGGTCGCGATCTACGCGACCCGGGGACCGAAGGACAAGGTGATCGGGCCGTTTCCGGCGAGCATAGAATCACTCGCCACCGACCCTTCGTTCAGCGCCCAGACGACTTCGCAGGATCCCGGAGCCGCCAAAGCCGTATATGTGACCGAGCTCGACCTGCCGTCCGCCGGCAGTTGGTATCTCCTCGCCTACATCAACGCCGAATCCGGACCCCAGGGAGCCCAGCTCCCGACGATCAAGGCGTTGAAAGACAACAACGTGGCCGCCGTCGGTGAACCGGCACCGCGGGTCAGTACCCCGATCCCCGCCGATGTCGGCGGCGACATCTCGAAGATCGACACGAGGATCCCGGCCGACAGCATGCACCGCTCAGATCTCCAGGACGTGCTCGGCAAGAAGCCGGTGATTCTCGTGTTCTCGACTCCGCAGCTCTGCGAGAGCCGGGTCTGCGGACCGGTTGTGGATGTCCAGGCTCAGGTCGCCGAAGAAATGGGAGATCGTGCCGAGTTCATCCATTCGGAGATCTACAACGACAACGACGCAAACAAAGGTGTCCGGCCCCCGGTCAAGGCATTCGGCCTTCCCTCCGAACCTTGGCTGTTCGCGATCGATGAGAACGGGATCGTTCGGGATCGGATCGAAGGCCCGTTCGGCATCGAAGAAGTCCGCCGCGCCGTGGAGAAAGCCACGTCGTAA